The Nitriliruptor alkaliphilus DSM 45188 genome includes a region encoding these proteins:
- a CDS encoding FAD-dependent thymidylate synthase, with protein sequence MSLTPDERELLGRYVTDPDGDVFALTDLPEVVKGALFARYSRYGGSLKRLFLDEFAADLTTEDPAARAEALYQRVFSDYGDDSVAQLGGAHVALEEVSNLLTKRIEWGRLAAYLEQSTRYIAYDGQVDGRYRYHRPAEVMAGPHADAFETELDAIFATYADLVPVVLDWVRTRWPQDEATSDFVYRNATKAKALDLLRGLLPAATTSNVGMFASGQAYESLLMHLNADDLAESHDLSTRLLAELRRVIPSFLTRVDRPDRGGAWSDQMRATRHATRDLADWLVTDAAEPADLVTLTDWSPRDPVDAEVALVTAALYPHVRVSETQLAAEVATWDADRRAEVLAAYVGERANRRHRPGRGFERVWYRFDVLGDYGGFRDLQRHRMLTIEWQDLTTRHGYETPPELEEAGVGDRWHEALARSAALYERLLPDHPAAAQYAVCFAYRVRYVMQLNARAAMQMLELRSTPQGHPQYRKVVQEMHRLIGDVAGHRAVADAMVHVDHGTGELERLESERAAEARRTARGQVAT encoded by the coding sequence GTGTCACTGACGCCCGACGAACGCGAGCTGCTCGGCCGGTACGTCACCGACCCGGACGGGGACGTGTTCGCCCTGACCGACCTGCCCGAGGTGGTCAAGGGGGCCCTGTTCGCGCGCTACTCGCGGTACGGCGGATCGCTCAAGCGCCTCTTCCTCGACGAGTTCGCCGCCGACCTCACCACCGAGGACCCCGCGGCACGCGCCGAGGCGCTCTACCAGCGGGTGTTCAGCGACTACGGCGACGACTCGGTCGCCCAGCTCGGCGGAGCCCACGTCGCCCTCGAGGAGGTCAGCAACCTGCTGACCAAGCGCATCGAGTGGGGTCGCCTGGCCGCCTACCTCGAGCAGTCCACCCGCTACATCGCCTACGACGGGCAGGTCGACGGCCGCTACCGCTACCACCGGCCCGCCGAGGTGATGGCCGGCCCCCACGCCGACGCCTTCGAGACCGAGCTGGACGCGATCTTCGCGACCTACGCAGACCTGGTGCCGGTCGTCCTCGACTGGGTCCGCACCCGGTGGCCGCAGGACGAGGCGACCTCCGACTTCGTCTACCGCAACGCCACCAAGGCCAAGGCCCTCGATCTGCTCCGTGGGCTGCTGCCGGCCGCGACGACCTCCAACGTGGGCATGTTCGCCTCCGGGCAGGCGTACGAGTCCCTGCTGATGCACCTCAACGCCGACGACCTGGCCGAGTCGCACGACCTGTCGACGCGCCTCCTCGCCGAGCTGCGCCGCGTCATCCCATCCTTCCTCACGCGGGTGGACCGCCCCGATCGCGGCGGCGCCTGGTCCGACCAGATGCGCGCGACCCGGCACGCCACCCGCGACCTCGCCGACTGGCTCGTGACCGACGCAGCCGAGCCGGCCGACCTCGTGACCCTCACCGACTGGTCGCCCCGTGACCCGGTCGACGCCGAGGTCGCGCTGGTCACCGCAGCCCTCTACCCGCACGTGCGGGTCTCCGAGACCCAGCTGGCCGCCGAGGTCGCCACCTGGGACGCCGACCGCCGCGCCGAGGTCCTGGCGGCCTACGTCGGCGAGCGTGCCAACCGGCGCCACCGTCCGGGCCGCGGGTTCGAGCGGGTCTGGTACCGCTTCGACGTCCTCGGTGACTACGGCGGGTTCCGCGACCTGCAGCGCCACCGGATGCTCACCATCGAGTGGCAGGACCTGACCACCCGCCACGGGTACGAGACGCCGCCCGAGCTCGAGGAGGCCGGTGTCGGCGACCGCTGGCACGAGGCGCTCGCGCGGTCGGCGGCGCTGTACGAACGCCTGCTGCCCGACCACCCGGCCGCCGCGCAGTACGCGGTGTGCTTCGCCTACCGGGTCCGGTACGTGATGCAGCTCAACGCCCGCGCGGCGATGCAGATGCTCGAGCTGCGGTCCACCCCGCAGGGCCACCCGCAGTACCGCAAGGTCGTGCAGGAGATGCACCGCCTGATCGGCGACGTGGCCGGGCACCGTGCCGTCGCCGACGCGATGGTCCACGTCGACCACGGGACCGGCGAGCTCGAGCGGCTCGAGTCCGAGCGTGCGGCCGAGGCTCGTCGCACCGCCCGCGGGCAGGTCGCGACGTGA
- a CDS encoding zf-HC2 domain-containing protein, protein MTCDDRHRMDLGAYVLGGLELDEAVSLEEHLEECASCRDELAELTPLPGLLAIAATVDTAAPADLRQRVLERPRRRPTALLVAGAALLAAVAGGAVVTALDRSPAPDAVVALHGEEAEPITGDAELAQVAAGVQVVLDLAGTRPADEGYYHAWLDLGEGRASAGTFVGTPDGRVQAQLLCGGQLEDYDSITITWHGTGGDDEVVALHADLPTGGR, encoded by the coding sequence GTGACCTGCGACGATCGGCACCGGATGGACCTCGGCGCCTACGTGCTCGGCGGTCTCGAGCTCGACGAAGCAGTCAGCCTCGAGGAGCACCTGGAGGAGTGTGCGAGCTGCCGTGACGAGCTGGCCGAACTCACCCCGCTTCCGGGGTTGCTCGCCATCGCCGCCACGGTGGACACGGCAGCACCGGCCGACCTGCGGCAGCGCGTGCTCGAGCGACCCCGCCGTCGCCCCACCGCCCTCCTGGTCGCGGGGGCAGCGCTGCTCGCCGCGGTGGCGGGCGGTGCGGTCGTCACTGCGCTCGACCGGTCGCCCGCCCCCGACGCCGTCGTGGCACTGCACGGCGAGGAGGCGGAACCCATCACCGGCGACGCCGAGCTCGCGCAGGTCGCCGCGGGGGTGCAGGTCGTCCTCGACCTCGCCGGTACGCGCCCTGCCGACGAGGGCTACTACCACGCGTGGCTGGACCTCGGTGAGGGCCGAGCCAGCGCTGGCACGTTCGTCGGCACGCCCGACGGGCGGGTCCAGGCCCAGCTCCTGTGCGGCGGACAGCTCGAGGACTACGACAGCATCACGATCACCTGGCACGGAACGGGCGGCGACGACGAGGTCGTCGCGCTCCACGCCGACCTCCCGACGGGAGGCCGCTAG
- a CDS encoding RNA polymerase sigma factor, with product MAADPGRRSGEAELLAAAGRGDERSATVLYDTYADALYAYGLSHLHDRELAEELVQRVLEKLWRRAEAYDPARGPVRAYVFAIARSTAIDLQRRGARRPRPVGELADGVDTVTDAADQILTAASVRAALDRLTPDHRRVLELAYTRDLDQRAIAEVLRLPLGTVKSRTFYALKAFRLACDELGVTR from the coding sequence GTGGCGGCCGACCCCGGAAGGAGGAGCGGCGAGGCCGAGCTTCTCGCCGCGGCGGGGCGCGGTGACGAACGTTCCGCGACCGTGCTCTACGACACCTACGCGGACGCGCTGTACGCCTACGGGCTCAGCCACCTCCACGACCGCGAGCTCGCCGAGGAGCTCGTGCAACGGGTGCTCGAGAAGCTCTGGCGCCGCGCCGAGGCGTACGACCCGGCCCGCGGTCCTGTGCGCGCCTACGTCTTCGCCATCGCCCGGTCCACCGCCATCGACCTGCAGCGCCGGGGCGCCCGCCGGCCTCGTCCGGTCGGGGAGCTCGCCGACGGGGTCGACACGGTCACGGACGCCGCCGACCAGATCCTCACGGCGGCGAGCGTGCGCGCCGCGCTGGACCGCCTCACGCCCGACCACCGTCGCGTCCTGGAGCTCGCCTACACCCGTGACCTCGACCAGCGCGCGATCGCGGAGGTCCTGCGGTTGCCGCTCGGGACGGTCAAGTCACGCACCTTCTACGCCCTCAAGGCGTTCCGGTTGGCCTGTGACGAGCTGGGGGTGACGCGGTGA
- a CDS encoding COG4315 family predicted lipoprotein: protein MRPISILIAAALAVALTACGDDGDDLADEPTPDAEAEAPATGDADLALATTDLGEVLVDGDGMTLYLFTVDPPGESACEDDCAAAWPPLIVDADPVAGDGVDASLIGTTERSDGSTQVTYADAPLYRWASDREPGDVTGQGVQDVWYVVTADGEAVTDAPADTGDDDETEAANEIGY, encoded by the coding sequence GTGCGCCCCATCTCCATCCTGATCGCCGCCGCGCTGGCGGTGGCACTGACCGCCTGCGGTGATGACGGGGACGATCTCGCCGACGAGCCCACACCGGACGCCGAGGCCGAGGCTCCGGCCACCGGTGACGCCGATCTGGCGCTCGCGACGACCGACCTCGGCGAGGTGCTCGTCGACGGTGACGGCATGACGCTCTACCTGTTCACCGTCGACCCGCCCGGCGAGAGCGCCTGCGAGGACGACTGTGCGGCTGCCTGGCCCCCGCTGATCGTCGACGCCGACCCGGTGGCCGGAGACGGTGTCGACGCGTCGCTGATCGGCACCACCGAGCGCAGCGACGGCAGTACCCAGGTGACCTACGCCGACGCGCCGCTGTACAGGTGGGCTTCGGACCGCGAACCTGGGGACGTGACCGGACAGGGTGTCCAGGACGTGTGGTACGTGGTCACCGCCGACGGCGAGGCCGTGACCGACGCGCCCGCCGACACGGGCGACGACGACGAGACCGAAGCCGCGAACGAGATCGGGTACTGA
- a CDS encoding Dabb family protein: MIWHVVRFELGSLSEAVRTDVEAQLAALADLDVVSFLRIGRDIEDPAVTGLVVGLADEAALEAYRVHPDHQPVVQRIGELGVPRVRLDIVSDDDPTVLA, translated from the coding sequence GTGATCTGGCACGTCGTCCGTTTCGAGCTCGGGTCGTTGTCGGAGGCGGTCCGCACGGACGTCGAGGCCCAGCTCGCGGCGCTCGCCGACCTCGACGTGGTGTCGTTCCTGCGCATCGGGCGGGACATCGAGGACCCGGCCGTAACGGGTCTCGTGGTGGGTCTGGCGGACGAAGCGGCCCTCGAGGCCTACCGCGTGCACCCCGACCACCAGCCCGTGGTCCAGCGCATCGGCGAGCTCGGGGTCCCGCGCGTGCGCCTCGACATCGTGTCGGACGACGACCCGACGGTGCTCGCGTGA
- the dapA gene encoding 4-hydroxy-tetrahydrodipicolinate synthase, with amino-acid sequence MSAHVPAPPTGIGRVVTAMITPFTSDGALDLDGAQTLADHLVSNGTDTVLVHGTTGESPTLLGEEMWELLAAVKDAVGDRANVMMGSGSNATATAIRSTQRATEMGADSLLVVTPYYNKPDQRGLVRHFRAVAEVTDLPIVLYDIKPRTATAIEVSTMVDLAEVPNIVGTKDASGEWAKVGDVLVATEGAPGGFGVWSGADEFNLGSIATGATGVISVAAHLVGRELAEMIDVFATDPLRARQLHLACLPLHRALFAEPSPAPLKAAMNELGLPAGPVRLPLAEASPEATRTVLDALERVRTTLASTSGAPTR; translated from the coding sequence GTGAGCGCACACGTTCCCGCCCCGCCCACCGGTATCGGCCGGGTGGTCACGGCCATGATCACCCCGTTCACGTCGGATGGCGCGCTCGACCTCGATGGCGCCCAGACGTTGGCCGACCACCTCGTGTCGAACGGGACCGACACCGTCCTCGTCCACGGCACGACGGGTGAGTCCCCGACGCTGCTCGGCGAGGAGATGTGGGAGCTGCTCGCCGCGGTCAAGGACGCGGTGGGTGATCGGGCCAACGTGATGATGGGCAGCGGCAGCAACGCCACTGCGACCGCCATCCGCTCCACGCAGCGCGCCACCGAGATGGGCGCCGACTCCCTCCTCGTGGTCACGCCCTACTACAACAAGCCCGACCAGCGCGGCCTCGTGCGCCACTTCCGGGCCGTCGCTGAGGTGACCGACCTGCCGATCGTGCTCTACGACATCAAGCCGCGCACGGCGACCGCGATCGAGGTGTCGACCATGGTCGACCTCGCCGAGGTGCCCAACATCGTCGGCACGAAGGACGCCTCCGGGGAGTGGGCCAAGGTCGGTGACGTCCTGGTCGCCACCGAGGGCGCACCGGGCGGCTTCGGGGTCTGGTCCGGCGCCGACGAGTTCAACCTCGGCAGCATCGCCACCGGCGCGACCGGGGTCATCTCCGTCGCCGCGCACCTGGTCGGCCGCGAGCTCGCGGAGATGATCGACGTCTTCGCCACCGATCCGCTGCGGGCTCGGCAGCTGCACCTGGCGTGCCTGCCGCTGCACCGCGCCCTGTTCGCCGAGCCCTCGCCCGCACCGCTCAAGGCAGCGATGAACGAGCTCGGCCTGCCCGCCGGCCCCGTCCGGCTACCGCTCGCGGAGGCCTCACCCGAGGCCACGCGCACCGTCCTCGACGCGCTCGAGCGCGTCCGCACCACCCTCGCATCCACCTCTGGAGCACCCACACGATGA
- a CDS encoding ribonuclease J, with protein MTTTPPVQVTFLGGLGEIGRNMASIEIDGELAIVDCGVLFPDAEHLGVDLILPDWGWIKSRADDVRAIFLTHGHLDHIGAVPYLLRDLQEAGAEGVPPVFGTRLTIAFVQAVMEEWPDLDRPEFVEVEPGEIVEEGPFNAEVVQVSHSIPDGAAYAFRTPHGMIVHTGDFKLDQTPIDGRPTDLAHFARLGDEGVDLLLADSTNADRPGHVPTERTVGRVLREEIMQAEGLVVVASFASHVHRIQMVLDAARAAGRRPVFVGRSMVRNMGIAAELGYLEGDLTDLIELNDVERYDRSEMIVISTGSQGEPFSALSLLASGEHRRLEVGEGDTVILASSLIPGNEQAVFRNINGLFKRGARVIHSGTAPVHVSGHASRDELILFHNIIEPEFFVPVHGEHRHMSAHRDLAELTGCLPEHILVCEDGDSVLLEDGKVRRGESVPTSHVYIDGILPDVGPALLRDRRRIGEDGICFCVVTIDPQRGELVGEPVVTQKGIVFADKGEDLLEAAKKAVEMELSGLARAKFDDHQAIARHVTQALGRHWRSSTGRRPVILPVVVDL; from the coding sequence ATGACCACCACCCCACCGGTCCAGGTCACCTTCCTCGGCGGTCTCGGCGAGATCGGCCGCAACATGGCCTCGATCGAGATCGACGGTGAGCTCGCCATCGTCGACTGCGGGGTGCTGTTCCCCGACGCCGAACACCTCGGTGTCGACCTGATCCTGCCCGACTGGGGCTGGATCAAGTCGCGTGCCGACGACGTGCGCGCGATCTTCCTCACCCACGGCCACCTCGACCACATCGGCGCCGTTCCCTACCTCCTGCGCGACCTCCAGGAGGCGGGCGCCGAGGGGGTCCCGCCGGTCTTCGGCACGCGCCTGACCATCGCCTTCGTGCAGGCCGTCATGGAGGAGTGGCCGGACCTCGACCGCCCCGAGTTCGTCGAGGTCGAGCCCGGCGAGATCGTCGAGGAGGGCCCCTTCAACGCCGAGGTGGTGCAGGTCAGCCACTCCATCCCGGACGGCGCGGCGTACGCCTTCCGTACCCCCCACGGGATGATCGTCCACACCGGTGACTTCAAGCTCGACCAGACCCCGATCGACGGACGCCCGACCGACCTCGCCCACTTCGCGCGGCTCGGTGACGAGGGTGTCGACCTCCTGCTCGCCGACTCCACCAACGCCGACCGGCCGGGGCACGTCCCGACCGAACGCACCGTGGGTCGGGTCCTGCGCGAGGAGATCATGCAGGCCGAGGGCCTCGTGGTCGTCGCCTCGTTCGCCAGCCACGTCCACCGCATCCAGATGGTCCTCGACGCGGCACGCGCGGCAGGTCGCCGTCCGGTGTTCGTCGGCCGGTCGATGGTCCGCAACATGGGCATCGCCGCCGAGCTCGGCTACCTCGAGGGCGACCTCACCGACCTGATCGAACTCAACGACGTCGAGCGCTACGACCGTTCGGAGATGATCGTCATCTCCACCGGGTCGCAGGGCGAACCGTTCAGCGCGCTGTCGTTGCTCGCCTCCGGTGAGCACCGCCGTCTCGAGGTGGGGGAGGGCGACACCGTCATCCTCGCCAGCTCGCTGATCCCGGGCAACGAGCAGGCGGTCTTCCGCAACATCAACGGGCTCTTCAAGCGGGGCGCCCGGGTGATCCACAGCGGCACGGCGCCGGTCCACGTCTCCGGGCACGCGTCGCGCGACGAGCTCATCTTGTTCCACAACATCATCGAGCCCGAGTTCTTCGTCCCCGTGCACGGCGAGCACCGGCACATGTCGGCCCACCGTGACCTGGCCGAGCTGACCGGCTGCCTGCCCGAGCACATCCTGGTGTGCGAGGACGGCGACAGCGTGCTGCTCGAGGACGGCAAGGTCCGCCGTGGCGAGTCCGTGCCGACCAGCCACGTGTACATCGACGGGATCCTGCCCGACGTCGGGCCGGCCCTGCTGCGCGACCGGCGCCGCATCGGCGAGGACGGCATCTGCTTCTGCGTGGTCACCATCGACCCGCAGCGTGGCGAACTGGTCGGCGAGCCGGTGGTGACCCAGAAGGGCATCGTCTTCGCCGACAAGGGCGAGGACCTCCTCGAAGCGGCCAAGAAGGCCGTCGAGATGGAGCTGTCCGGCCTGGCACGCGCCAAGTTCGACGACCACCAGGCCATCGCCCGCCACGTCACCCAGGCCCTCGGCCGCCACTGGCGCTCGTCGACCGGTCGCCGCCCCGTCATCCTGCCGGTGGTCGTGGATCTCTAG
- a CDS encoding pyridoxal phosphate-dependent decarboxylase family protein, which yields MDEVAADGPVRPSAVPDLAWSADQAASLGHGAVELWAEFLKALPGLPIHRGFSNADVTRGVAWEVPDAPEGAERLLADTRALMLDWSMYPGHSGFFGYVSGAGTVPGAAADLLASALNNNLGAWRLSPGMTALEQGLLRWFADRLGLGATAGGYLTSGGAAANHDALVVARDVKATWDVRTAGIGAGPRLTAYAATTVHDTVQRGADLMGMGSESVRAIAVDRADHVDVAAMRRAIEADLAAGHLPICLVGSAGTVGTGAIDDLDAIADLAEEFDLWFHVDGAVGAVGALVDDLRDRFAGLSRASSIGLDPHKWLNVPIACGMLLVRDDADLTRAFHIDPSYTVEDKDRMGAGVDSYVRSPLFTRHGAALKLWWSLRAHGWDAYGRRMAHDCALARYLHDLAEAHPRLEPTNDPDLMITTYRYVPAETTTPEQVDALNQRIMEHLQYSGRVYASNAVVDGRFVLRACIINFRTEAEDIDALVDLTVRTGDELSARDRIPSEVR from the coding sequence ATGGATGAGGTCGCCGCCGACGGTCCGGTCCGTCCATCCGCGGTCCCCGACCTCGCCTGGTCGGCGGACCAGGCGGCGAGCCTCGGGCACGGTGCCGTCGAACTGTGGGCCGAGTTCCTGAAGGCCCTCCCCGGCCTGCCCATCCACCGCGGCTTCTCGAACGCCGACGTGACGCGGGGAGTGGCCTGGGAGGTCCCCGACGCGCCGGAAGGGGCCGAGCGGCTGCTGGCCGACACGCGAGCGCTGATGCTCGACTGGTCGATGTACCCGGGCCACAGCGGCTTCTTCGGGTACGTGAGCGGGGCGGGCACGGTTCCGGGTGCCGCCGCCGACCTCCTCGCGAGCGCTCTCAACAACAACCTCGGAGCGTGGCGCCTCTCGCCGGGGATGACCGCGTTGGAGCAGGGCCTGCTGCGGTGGTTCGCCGACCGGCTCGGCCTCGGAGCGACGGCCGGCGGTTACCTGACCTCGGGTGGGGCGGCCGCCAACCACGACGCCCTCGTCGTGGCACGCGACGTCAAGGCGACCTGGGACGTGCGCACGGCGGGGATCGGCGCGGGGCCGCGGTTGACCGCCTACGCCGCCACGACCGTGCACGACACCGTGCAGCGCGGTGCTGACCTGATGGGCATGGGCTCGGAGTCCGTGCGCGCGATCGCGGTCGACCGCGCCGACCACGTCGACGTGGCCGCGATGCGCCGGGCGATCGAGGCCGATCTCGCGGCCGGGCACCTGCCGATCTGCCTCGTGGGCAGCGCCGGGACCGTCGGGACCGGCGCGATCGACGACCTGGACGCGATCGCCGACCTCGCCGAGGAGTTCGACCTCTGGTTCCACGTGGACGGTGCGGTCGGCGCCGTGGGCGCGCTGGTCGACGACCTGCGTGACCGTTTCGCGGGCTTGTCCCGGGCGTCGTCGATCGGGCTCGATCCGCACAAGTGGCTGAACGTGCCCATCGCGTGCGGGATGCTGCTGGTCCGCGACGACGCCGACCTCACCCGAGCCTTCCACATCGACCCCTCCTACACCGTCGAGGACAAGGACCGCATGGGCGCCGGGGTGGACAGCTACGTCCGGTCGCCGCTCTTCACCCGTCACGGCGCCGCACTCAAGCTGTGGTGGTCCCTGCGCGCCCACGGATGGGATGCCTACGGGCGGCGGATGGCCCACGATTGTGCGTTGGCCCGTTACCTGCACGACCTCGCGGAGGCCCACCCCCGCCTCGAGCCCACCAACGACCCCGACCTGATGATCACGACCTACCGCTACGTGCCCGCCGAGACGACCACGCCGGAGCAGGTCGACGCGCTCAACCAGCGCATCATGGAACACCTGCAGTACTCCGGGCGCGTCTACGCGTCGAACGCCGTCGTCGATGGCCGGTTCGTGCTCCGGGCCTGCATCATCAACTTCCGCACGGAGGCCGAGGACATCGACGCGTTGGTGGACCTGACCGTCCGCACCGGAGACGAGCTGAGCGCACGGGACCGCATCCCGTCCGAGGTCAGGTGA
- a CDS encoding cupredoxin domain-containing protein, protein MSTCPHPRTGTWLAAGAVALLLAGCDGTADPALDPMVASPEDDATDEPAVDEAAEDAADDAADEATAQPDTGPTAVEVELLDEDGFVFAPTDVTVEVGGTVTWVHAGRITHTVTAPDGSFASGSIGAGDTFEVTFDEPGTYPYVCDFHGSMRGTVEVT, encoded by the coding sequence GTGTCCACCTGCCCCCACCCACGGACCGGCACCTGGCTCGCGGCCGGTGCCGTCGCGCTGCTCCTCGCCGGCTGCGACGGCACCGCCGACCCAGCGCTCGATCCGATGGTCGCCTCTCCGGAGGACGATGCGACCGATGAGCCGGCGGTCGACGAAGCCGCGGAGGATGCCGCTGACGATGCCGCTGACGAGGCGACGGCCCAGCCCGACACCGGTCCCACTGCGGTCGAGGTCGAGCTGCTCGACGAGGACGGGTTCGTCTTCGCGCCGACCGACGTCACCGTCGAGGTCGGCGGCACCGTGACCTGGGTACACGCGGGCCGGATCACCCACACCGTCACCGCACCGGACGGCAGCTTCGCCTCGGGCTCGATCGGCGCGGGTGACACCTTCGAGGTCACCTTCGACGAGCCGGGGACCTACCCGTACGTGTGCGACTTCCACGGTTCGATGCGCGGCACCGTCGAGGTCACCTGA
- a CDS encoding class F sortase, which produces MRRLRPLLVLISLVALTASCVSDDTADDVSNAAVSAPAEAPAADEDPEPGATTAATLERMRSMDPAVLARAHDHSDHEHEGHHAPRDHPNGVDPERLVIPAIDVDADVLRLGLEDDGAMEVPQDFAQAGWFDRGPKPGRVGPAVIAGHVDDRSGPAVFFRLSELEPGDLIEVHGEDGEIVTFAVRETQQHPKDAFPTEAVYSGTPGSELRLITCSGEFDRGERSYRDNTIVFAERVD; this is translated from the coding sequence GTGCGCCGCCTCCGCCCCCTCCTCGTCCTCATCTCCCTCGTCGCCCTGACCGCCTCCTGCGTCTCCGACGACACCGCGGACGACGTCTCGAACGCCGCGGTCTCGGCTCCGGCTGAGGCTCCTGCAGCCGATGAGGACCCCGAACCCGGCGCCACGACGGCCGCGACCCTCGAGCGCATGCGGTCGATGGACCCCGCGGTCCTGGCGCGTGCCCACGATCACAGCGACCACGAGCACGAGGGTCACCACGCACCGCGCGACCACCCCAACGGCGTCGACCCCGAGCGCCTCGTCATCCCGGCCATCGACGTCGACGCGGACGTCCTCCGCCTCGGCCTCGAGGACGACGGAGCCATGGAGGTCCCGCAGGACTTCGCCCAGGCCGGGTGGTTCGACCGCGGCCCGAAGCCCGGCCGCGTCGGCCCGGCCGTCATCGCCGGCCACGTCGACGACCGGAGTGGACCGGCCGTGTTCTTCCGGCTCAGCGAGCTCGAGCCCGGTGACCTGATCGAGGTCCACGGCGAGGACGGCGAGATCGTGACCTTCGCCGTCCGCGAGACCCAGCAGCACCCGAAGGACGCCTTCCCCACCGAGGCCGTCTACAGCGGCACGCCGGGGTCCGAGCTGCGCCTGATCACCTGCAGCGGCGAGTTCGACCGGGGTGAGCGCAGCTACCGCGACAACACCATCGTCTTCGCCGAGCGCGTCGACTGA